A genomic window from Salirhabdus salicampi includes:
- a CDS encoding AAA family ATPase, whose amino-acid sequence MVQQTIVFHEKAGKLLNNIQKVIIGKDEVATLSIVALLAKGHVLLEDVPGVGKTMLVRTLAKSVDCDFKRIQFTPDLLPSDVTGVSIYNPQELKFEFRPGPILGNVVLADEINRTSPKTQSALLEGMEESNITVDGTPVPLKKPFFVMATQNPIEYEGTYPLPEAQLDRFLLKLNMGYPTPHEEMEMLNRISNNHPVDTVEAVMTKEELVQLQEEVAEIYISPEVQRYIVNIVNGTRRHEKVYLGASPRGSIALMKAAKAYALLHDRDYVIPDDVKYLAPFVLAHRIILTSEGKFEAKGEKAIINEVITYTNVPMDRGSE is encoded by the coding sequence ATGGTGCAGCAAACAATAGTTTTTCATGAGAAGGCCGGCAAATTATTAAACAATATTCAAAAAGTAATTATCGGAAAAGATGAAGTAGCGACTCTCAGTATCGTAGCATTATTAGCGAAAGGGCACGTCCTGTTAGAAGATGTCCCTGGAGTTGGAAAAACGATGCTGGTTCGTACATTAGCTAAATCAGTAGACTGTGATTTTAAAAGAATTCAATTTACACCTGATCTTCTACCATCAGACGTAACGGGGGTTTCCATTTATAATCCCCAGGAATTAAAGTTCGAGTTCCGTCCAGGGCCAATTCTGGGAAATGTTGTATTGGCGGACGAAATTAATAGAACGTCTCCGAAAACTCAATCTGCCTTGCTGGAGGGTATGGAAGAAAGCAACATAACGGTTGACGGTACACCTGTACCTTTGAAAAAGCCGTTTTTTGTTATGGCAACACAAAACCCTATTGAATACGAAGGAACATATCCACTACCAGAAGCTCAACTTGATCGTTTCTTATTAAAGTTAAATATGGGTTATCCAACGCCGCATGAGGAGATGGAAATGTTAAACCGTATTTCCAATAATCATCCTGTCGATACGGTTGAAGCTGTAATGACTAAAGAAGAGCTCGTACAGTTACAGGAAGAGGTAGCGGAAATATACATTAGTCCTGAAGTACAACGTTATATTGTCAATATCGTGAATGGGACAAGAAGGCACGAAAAGGTCTATTTGGGGGCTAGTCCAAGGGGTTCAATAGCTTTGATGAAGGCTGCAAAAGCTTATGCGTTGTTACATGACCGGGACTACGTGATTCCTGATGATGTGAAATATTTGGCTCCATTCGTGTTAGCTCATCGAATTATTTTAACTTCTGAAGGGAAATTCGAAGCTAAAGGGGAAAAGGCAATTATTAATGAAGTGATTACCTATACAAATGTACCGATGGATAGGGGATCAGAATGA
- a CDS encoding sodium:solute symporter family protein, translating to MRTDVAIVVGIYFCLLIGWGLINFIRNNRKEGVTLESQFIGQRSFGFGRLLATLVAAWASNYTLLAAAESGFTNGISGPIWYALGVALPILFFVWPVNIVAKIREAMPHGVTIVEYVGKRYDEKSRVASLIIVLISNILYLISVVMAIGIVLASLLNIKISTATIIGGAVLVIYTALGGFEGVVWTHVYQLVLAGLSIMVALILTIQNTGFSGFVTQIPEQNLNALAWGPLQMVDFFLALTALTIASPVIWQRIFSAKDSKSAEKAIWWFGPVWAPFAVGAGLIGMAAFMLMPEVAPSESATRFVMELFPNWAAVLFLLGGMALVFSSGDATVNNIASILQFDIIKKVRKKPLTKKQNLYVSFLLQIVLGVFSIAGALGFSSILGLLVLNSAVNIALIFPLYLGLVWKGTSSNGAFWSMILSISIGGTMLVLDLGPVANLTALIISVSTIIGISYLSKNEQIDLTKRGEYSA from the coding sequence TTGCGAACAGATGTAGCAATAGTGGTAGGAATTTATTTCTGTTTATTAATTGGATGGGGGCTTATTAACTTTATTCGAAATAACAGAAAAGAAGGAGTTACGTTAGAAAGCCAGTTTATTGGTCAACGTTCTTTTGGTTTTGGCCGTTTGTTGGCAACCTTAGTAGCTGCTTGGGCAAGTAACTATACGTTACTGGCCGCTGCTGAAAGTGGATTTACGAACGGTATTTCTGGTCCTATTTGGTATGCTTTAGGTGTGGCTTTACCAATATTGTTCTTCGTATGGCCTGTAAATATCGTAGCGAAAATTCGGGAAGCAATGCCACATGGCGTAACAATTGTAGAATATGTAGGAAAGCGCTATGATGAAAAATCGAGGGTTGCTTCACTTATTATCGTATTAATATCAAATATTTTATATTTAATTTCTGTCGTTATGGCGATTGGAATTGTTCTAGCTTCACTCTTAAATATCAAAATTAGTACAGCTACCATTATTGGTGGCGCAGTACTCGTAATTTATACTGCTTTAGGTGGATTTGAAGGGGTCGTATGGACTCACGTTTACCAGTTAGTTTTAGCAGGACTATCTATTATGGTAGCGTTAATCTTAACAATTCAAAATACAGGATTCTCCGGATTTGTAACTCAAATACCAGAACAAAACTTAAATGCATTAGCGTGGGGACCATTACAAATGGTCGATTTCTTCTTAGCGCTAACAGCATTAACTATTGCATCACCTGTTATTTGGCAACGAATTTTCTCAGCTAAAGATTCGAAGTCGGCGGAAAAGGCCATTTGGTGGTTCGGTCCCGTATGGGCACCGTTTGCTGTTGGTGCAGGATTGATTGGTATGGCAGCATTTATGCTCATGCCGGAAGTAGCACCTAGTGAATCAGCTACACGGTTTGTTATGGAACTGTTTCCTAACTGGGCGGCTGTTCTATTCCTCCTAGGTGGTATGGCGCTAGTATTTTCTTCTGGTGATGCCACGGTCAATAATATTGCATCGATTCTTCAGTTTGACATAATTAAAAAGGTAAGAAAGAAACCGTTAACGAAAAAGCAAAACTTATATGTGAGCTTCTTATTACAAATTGTTCTTGGGGTTTTCAGTATTGCTGGTGCCTTAGGCTTTAGTAGTATACTCGGGTTACTCGTATTAAATAGTGCTGTAAATATTGCTCTGATTTTCCCGTTGTACCTTGGCCTCGTTTGGAAAGGTACAAGTTCAAATGGTGCCTTTTGGTCGATGATTTTAAGTATTAGTATTGGTGGAACAATGCTAGTCCTTGACTTAGGACCAGTCGCGAACTTAACTGCATTAATAATTTCCGTATCAACGATTATCGGCATCTCTTATTTATCAAAAAACGAACAGATCGATTTAACAAAAAGGGGGGAGTACAGTGCCTAA
- the groL gene encoding chaperonin GroEL (60 kDa chaperone family; promotes refolding of misfolded polypeptides especially under stressful conditions; forms two stacked rings of heptamers to form a barrel-shaped 14mer; ends can be capped by GroES; misfolded proteins enter the barrel where they are refolded when GroES binds) codes for MAKEIKFSEEARRAMLRGVDTLANAVKVTLGPKGRNVVLEKKFGSPLITNDGVTIAKEIELENHFENMGAQLVSEVASKTNDVAGDGTTTATVLAQAMIREGLKNVASGANPVGVRRGIEKAVGVATEELRSISKPIEGKDSIAQVAAISAADEEVGQLIAEAMERVGNDGVITIEESKGFNTELEVVEGMQFDRGYASPYMVTDQDKMEAELEDPYILITDKKISNIQEVLPVLEQVVQQGKPILIIAEDVEGEALATLVVNKLRGTFNAVAVKAPGFGDRRKAMLEDIATLTGGQVITEDLGLDLKGASIEQLGRASKVVVTKENTTIVEGAGEADQISARVSQIRTQLEETTSDFDKEKLQERLAKLAGGVAVIKVGAATETELKERKLRIEDALNSTRAAVEEGIVSGGGTALVNIYNKVNGITAEGDEQTGVNIVLRALEEPVRQIAHNAGLEGSVIVERLKKEDVGVGFNAANGEWVNMIEKGIVDPTKVTRSALQNAASVAAMFLTTEAVVADLPEEDDNAGAPDMGGMGGMGGMGGMM; via the coding sequence ATGGCTAAGGAAATTAAATTTAGCGAAGAAGCTCGCCGTGCGATGCTTCGTGGTGTAGATACATTAGCTAATGCGGTAAAAGTTACATTAGGTCCTAAAGGACGTAACGTAGTATTGGAGAAGAAATTTGGTTCACCACTTATTACGAACGATGGTGTAACAATTGCGAAAGAAATCGAGTTAGAGAACCATTTCGAAAACATGGGTGCTCAACTTGTATCTGAAGTTGCATCTAAAACAAACGATGTTGCTGGTGACGGTACTACGACTGCAACAGTTCTTGCACAAGCAATGATTCGTGAAGGTTTGAAAAACGTAGCTTCTGGTGCAAACCCTGTAGGGGTACGCCGCGGTATTGAAAAGGCTGTAGGTGTAGCTACTGAAGAATTACGTAGTATCTCTAAACCTATCGAAGGTAAAGATTCTATTGCACAAGTAGCAGCTATTTCTGCGGCTGATGAAGAAGTAGGTCAACTAATTGCTGAAGCAATGGAGCGTGTTGGTAACGATGGTGTTATTACAATTGAAGAATCTAAAGGATTTAACACTGAGCTAGAAGTTGTAGAAGGTATGCAGTTTGACCGTGGTTATGCATCTCCATACATGGTTACCGACCAAGACAAAATGGAAGCTGAGCTAGAAGATCCATATATTTTAATTACAGATAAGAAGATTTCTAATATTCAAGAAGTACTACCAGTACTAGAACAAGTAGTACAACAAGGTAAACCAATCTTAATTATTGCTGAAGATGTTGAAGGGGAAGCTCTTGCAACATTGGTTGTGAACAAACTACGTGGAACGTTCAATGCTGTAGCTGTAAAGGCTCCAGGCTTCGGTGACCGCCGTAAAGCAATGCTTGAAGACATTGCAACACTAACTGGTGGTCAAGTCATTACAGAAGATCTTGGTCTTGACCTGAAGGGTGCATCAATTGAGCAACTAGGTCGCGCATCTAAAGTTGTTGTAACAAAAGAAAATACGACAATCGTTGAAGGTGCTGGAGAAGCAGACCAAATCTCTGCACGTGTAAGCCAAATTCGTACACAGTTAGAAGAAACAACTTCTGACTTTGATAAAGAAAAATTACAAGAGCGTCTAGCAAAACTTGCAGGTGGAGTAGCAGTCATTAAGGTTGGTGCGGCTACTGAAACTGAGCTAAAAGAGCGTAAACTTCGTATTGAAGATGCGTTAAACTCTACCCGCGCTGCAGTAGAAGAAGGAATTGTGTCTGGTGGTGGAACGGCTCTTGTGAACATTTACAATAAAGTAAATGGAATTACAGCGGAAGGCGATGAGCAAACTGGTGTTAACATCGTACTTCGTGCTCTAGAAGAGCCAGTGCGTCAAATCGCTCACAACGCTGGTCTTGAAGGTTCTGTAATTGTTGAGCGTCTGAAGAAAGAAGATGTAGGTGTTGGCTTTAACGCTGCAAACGGCGAGTGGGTAAACATGATCGAAAAAGGTATCGTTGACCCTACAAAAGTTACACGTTCTGCACTTCAAAACGCAGCATCTGTAGCAGCAATGTTCCTAACTACTGAAGCTGTAGTTGCAGATCTTCCTGAAGAAGACGACAACGCTGGTGCGCCAGACATGGGCGGCATGGGCGGCATGGGTGGAATGGGCGGCATGATGTAA
- the pxpB gene encoding 5-oxoprolinase subunit PxpB — protein MLTIKPIGDVAIRIQFSSDIREEVNHQLQAFIQKIEGENVPGIIECIPTYNTVAIYYNPNLIEYRNLVQLVETMYEKPSLVQSVRPTVFEIPVLYGNDYGPDLQFVADYHNITIDEVIDEHANKEYLIFMMGFVPGFPYLGGLSENVSVPRLENPRPKVASGSVGIGGKQTGIYPVSVPSGWRIIGRTPLQLINMNKMPPTFLKSGNYIKFLPVSEKEYIEIENLVYRNQYEVKTYYK, from the coding sequence GTGCTAACGATTAAACCAATCGGGGATGTTGCCATTCGAATTCAATTTTCATCCGATATTCGAGAAGAAGTAAATCATCAGCTTCAAGCGTTTATTCAAAAGATTGAAGGTGAAAATGTCCCTGGAATTATTGAATGTATTCCGACGTATAATACGGTGGCGATTTACTATAATCCAAATTTAATAGAATATCGTAACCTTGTACAATTAGTAGAAACGATGTATGAAAAACCATCACTAGTCCAAAGTGTACGTCCAACTGTTTTTGAAATTCCTGTCTTGTATGGAAATGATTATGGTCCAGACTTACAGTTTGTGGCGGATTATCACAACATTACAATAGATGAAGTCATTGATGAACATGCCAATAAGGAGTATTTAATTTTTATGATGGGATTTGTGCCTGGTTTTCCGTATTTAGGCGGCTTATCCGAAAATGTGTCCGTACCAAGACTAGAGAATCCACGACCAAAAGTGGCAAGTGGTTCTGTCGGCATCGGAGGAAAGCAAACAGGTATTTATCCTGTTTCTGTACCATCTGGTTGGAGAATTATCGGGCGAACACCACTGCAGTTGATTAATATGAACAAAATGCCTCCTACTTTTTTAAAGTCGGGGAATTATATTAAATTTTTACCGGTTAGTGAAAAAGAATATATAGAAATTGAAAATCTCGTTTATCGAAACCAATATGAAGTCAAAACATATTATAAATAA
- the betA gene encoding choline dehydrogenase — MSEKYDYVIIGGGSAGSVLGDRLSADGKHTVLVLEAGRSDYAWDLLIQMPAALPFPAGKRLYDWRYKSDPEPHMKGRRVKHARGKVLGGSSSINGMIYQRGNPLDYERWGADPGMESWSFAHCLPYFKRLENALAADPDDEFRGHDGPVKLERGPATNPLFQAFFEAAVEAGYSRTPDVNGFRQEGFGPFDKHVYKGRRMSASRAYLRPAMKRKNLTVKTRAFVTGIDFNGTRANGVKYRRDGKDQYVAAGEVVLAGGAINTPQLLQLSGVGDAEHLSSLGIKPVVDLPGVGENLQDHLEAYIQYSCPLPVSEQPNLNKAKMPWIGLQWLLGRKGPAATNHFEGGGFVRSNEEVKYPNLMFHFLPVAVRYDGQKADTKHGFQVHVGPMYSDARGSLKIRSTNPKEHPSMVYNYLSTEQDRREWIEAVKITREIMSQPAMAPYNSGEISPGPSVQTDQEILDWVAKDAETALHPSCTAKMGPASDPMAVVDPETMKVHGLDNVRVVDASAMPYVTNGNIHAPVLMLAEKAADLILGRKPLDPIDIEFYQHGKHPADAGTVKSN, encoded by the coding sequence ATGAGCGAAAAATATGATTACGTAATTATAGGTGGCGGTAGTGCGGGTTCAGTACTCGGTGACCGCTTAAGTGCAGATGGAAAACACACTGTCCTTGTTTTAGAGGCTGGACGGAGTGATTATGCGTGGGATCTATTAATCCAAATGCCAGCAGCTTTGCCGTTCCCTGCAGGGAAACGCTTATACGACTGGAGATATAAATCTGACCCGGAACCACATATGAAAGGACGACGTGTCAAGCATGCCCGGGGAAAGGTGCTCGGAGGTTCAAGCTCAATCAATGGTATGATCTATCAACGTGGTAATCCATTGGATTATGAACGTTGGGGGGCAGATCCGGGTATGGAATCGTGGAGCTTTGCGCACTGTCTCCCGTATTTCAAACGATTGGAAAATGCCTTAGCTGCCGATCCAGATGATGAATTCCGTGGCCACGATGGCCCTGTCAAGTTGGAGCGCGGCCCAGCTACGAATCCTTTATTCCAAGCATTTTTTGAGGCAGCTGTCGAGGCGGGCTATTCCCGAACTCCTGATGTGAACGGTTTTAGACAAGAGGGATTTGGACCGTTTGATAAGCATGTGTATAAAGGTAGAAGAATGTCAGCTTCACGTGCATACCTGCGTCCAGCTATGAAGCGGAAAAACCTGACTGTGAAAACTCGTGCTTTTGTTACAGGTATTGATTTTAATGGTACACGAGCAAATGGAGTGAAATACAGACGAGACGGGAAGGATCAATATGTCGCTGCAGGTGAAGTTGTACTAGCCGGCGGTGCAATTAACACGCCGCAACTACTCCAATTGTCAGGTGTCGGTGATGCTGAACACTTGAGTTCACTTGGCATTAAACCAGTAGTTGATCTTCCGGGTGTAGGTGAAAACCTTCAGGATCACCTTGAAGCTTACATCCAATACTCTTGTCCATTACCGGTTTCCGAGCAACCTAACTTAAATAAAGCGAAGATGCCTTGGATCGGTTTGCAGTGGTTGCTCGGACGGAAAGGTCCAGCAGCAACGAACCATTTTGAAGGTGGAGGTTTTGTTCGTTCGAACGAAGAAGTCAAATACCCTAACTTAATGTTCCACTTCCTTCCGGTAGCCGTACGTTATGATGGACAAAAAGCGGATACGAAGCACGGATTCCAGGTACACGTAGGACCTATGTACTCTGATGCTCGAGGTTCATTAAAGATTCGTTCGACAAATCCTAAAGAGCATCCAAGTATGGTCTACAATTACCTTTCAACCGAACAGGATCGACGTGAGTGGATTGAAGCGGTAAAAATTACACGTGAAATCATGTCCCAGCCAGCTATGGCACCATATAATTCGGGAGAAATTTCACCTGGCCCTTCCGTTCAAACAGATCAGGAGATTTTGGACTGGGTGGCGAAAGATGCGGAAACTGCACTTCACCCATCATGTACGGCAAAAATGGGACCAGCTTCAGACCCTATGGCTGTTGTAGATCCAGAAACAATGAAGGTTCATGGGCTTGACAATGTACGAGTGGTTGATGCGTCTGCCATGCCATATGTTACGAACGGAAATATCCATGCACCAGTGTTAATGTTAGCGGAAAAAGCTGCGGACTTAATTCTTGGACGTAAACCGTTAGATCCTATTGATATCGAATTCTATCAACATGGAAAACATCCAGCCGATGCAGGCACAGTAAAAAGTAACTAA
- a CDS encoding IclR family transcriptional regulator: MDYFNKTVLKSIEVLELFKQSPELTLKELECKSELPKSTLHRVVRTLEHKGLLQRNRNQSKQTYQLGLAFLQYGQMVKNQLEIRKIALPYMQQLKDQVNESVNLIIRDQDKAIYIEKVDTNQPVRVYTQVGRSAPLYAGACPRVLLSFLKEDELNDYVHRITLHPIGSGTITDPEKLYDKIYETRKLGFTVSHSELENESSAVGVPIRDYTGEVIAGLSIAGPSHRFTNENIKAIVQAGKNTANKVSAQLGFYTNHHQ, encoded by the coding sequence ATGGACTATTTCAATAAAACGGTCTTAAAAAGTATAGAAGTGTTAGAGTTATTTAAACAAAGCCCAGAATTAACATTAAAGGAATTGGAATGTAAGTCGGAACTACCGAAAAGCACACTTCATCGGGTTGTCCGAACGCTCGAACATAAAGGGTTATTGCAAAGGAACAGAAATCAATCAAAACAAACATACCAGTTAGGACTAGCTTTTTTGCAATATGGTCAAATGGTAAAAAACCAGCTCGAGATTCGAAAAATTGCTCTTCCTTATATGCAGCAGTTAAAAGATCAAGTAAATGAATCGGTAAACCTTATCATTAGAGACCAAGATAAGGCGATTTACATAGAAAAAGTAGACACGAATCAACCTGTAAGAGTCTATACGCAAGTGGGGCGGAGTGCACCCTTATATGCAGGAGCTTGTCCACGGGTACTACTATCTTTTTTAAAAGAAGATGAATTAAACGATTATGTTCATCGGATTACTCTTCACCCGATAGGTAGTGGCACCATCACCGACCCCGAAAAGCTATATGACAAAATTTATGAAACTCGAAAACTAGGATTCACCGTGAGTCATAGTGAGTTAGAGAATGAATCATCAGCAGTAGGTGTACCGATTCGTGACTATACAGGAGAGGTTATTGCAGGTTTAAGTATTGCTGGTCCAAGTCACCGTTTTACAAACGAAAATATTAAAGCAATTGTTCAAGCCGGTAAGAATACAGCAAATAAGGTATCAGCCCAATTGGGTTTTTATACAAATCATCATCAATAA
- a CDS encoding 5-oxoprolinase subunit PxpA, with protein MTKVDLNCDLGESYGIFKLGNDEEVLQYVSSANVACGFHAGDHNVMNHTVQLAKKYGVSIGAHPGFLDLHGFGRREMNVPPNEIFNLVVYQIGALQAVASIHNVSVNHVKPHGALYNLAAKNKEVAEAVAEAVKQVNPNLVLFALPNSQLMKAGKDRGVKVASEVFADRTYQPDGTLTPRTMPNAMIHDSEEAAMQVIKMVTEGKVTAVNGEQVAVEANTICVHGDGPKALQFVMQLKQTLEEHNVIIENNWSGA; from the coding sequence ATGACAAAAGTCGATTTAAATTGTGATTTAGGCGAAAGCTACGGAATTTTTAAACTAGGCAATGATGAAGAGGTTTTACAATATGTCTCATCAGCAAATGTTGCCTGTGGTTTTCATGCAGGAGATCATAACGTCATGAACCATACAGTGCAATTGGCGAAAAAATACGGTGTTAGCATCGGTGCTCATCCGGGCTTTTTAGATTTGCATGGGTTTGGTAGACGGGAAATGAATGTACCACCGAATGAAATTTTTAATCTAGTTGTCTACCAAATAGGTGCTCTACAAGCGGTAGCAAGCATTCATAATGTTTCTGTGAACCATGTGAAACCACATGGAGCACTATACAATCTAGCAGCAAAAAATAAGGAAGTGGCTGAAGCGGTAGCAGAAGCAGTCAAACAAGTAAATCCAAACCTAGTTCTTTTCGCCTTGCCTAACAGCCAATTGATGAAGGCTGGAAAGGATAGAGGGGTAAAGGTTGCTTCAGAAGTATTTGCTGATCGTACCTATCAACCTGATGGAACATTGACCCCGAGGACGATGCCAAATGCAATGATTCATGATAGTGAGGAAGCAGCTATGCAAGTGATCAAAATGGTTACAGAAGGGAAAGTAACGGCGGTAAACGGAGAACAAGTAGCCGTTGAAGCAAATACAATTTGTGTCCATGGGGATGGACCGAAAGCATTACAATTTGTTATGCAATTAAAACAAACATTAGAAGAACATAACGTTATTATCGAGAATAACTGGAGTGGCGCTTAA
- the pcp gene encoding pyroglutamyl-peptidase I, protein MKVLVSGFEPFGEMNINPTQQLVEKIAEVEFEGVDVKTVLLPVNYDECVEKITKKIEKVNPDIVISCGLFAGRTAITPERIGINVKDTMAEDPIPDNKGTKPVDVPVVKNGPDGLFSTIPNRQIVEQLQQEAIPAFISNTAGTYICNNTLYGVLHYIQTNKLKVKAGFVHFPASTEMGIEKPTLPTLPMETMIKGLEVIIRTCIK, encoded by the coding sequence TTGAAAGTACTAGTTTCCGGTTTTGAACCTTTTGGCGAGATGAACATTAACCCTACACAACAACTTGTTGAAAAAATAGCAGAAGTCGAGTTTGAAGGGGTTGACGTAAAGACAGTTTTATTACCTGTAAACTATGATGAATGTGTAGAAAAGATCACGAAAAAAATCGAAAAAGTGAACCCAGACATTGTTATATCCTGTGGTTTATTTGCAGGACGAACAGCAATCACCCCTGAACGAATTGGAATTAATGTGAAGGATACAATGGCAGAGGATCCGATTCCAGATAATAAGGGAACTAAACCTGTTGATGTCCCAGTAGTGAAGAACGGCCCAGATGGACTGTTTTCAACTATTCCAAATCGGCAGATTGTCGAACAACTTCAACAGGAGGCAATCCCGGCATTTATTTCTAACACTGCAGGAACTTATATTTGTAACAATACGTTATATGGAGTTTTACACTATATCCAAACGAATAAGTTAAAGGTAAAAGCGGGTTTTGTACATTTCCCTGCTAGTACAGAGATGGGGATTGAGAAGCCTACGCTACCTACATTACCAATGGAAACAATGATAAAAGGATTAGAAGTTATTATTCGAACATGTATAAAATAG
- a CDS encoding biotin-dependent carboxyltransferase family protein — MGAPLFRVVKPGLQTTIQDLGRYGYQKFGVNPSGVMDTFSAQVANILVGNKPNDAVIEATLIGPAMEALRDMKIAICGGDLSPALDGDSIMMWKTVFVKKGQCLSFGNPENGARAYISVVGGFNVPKVMGSRSTNMSIGFGGYEGRPLKKGDLLLGYSSATEMQRNIRTKWLSQKHIPSLFPEHVNVRVIPGPHEEQFTEEGIETFYSKTYTVSSQSNRMGYRLEGPPITHKHRADIISDATPFGGIQIPADGKPIILMADRQTTGGYTRIGTVISYDLPLLAQASPGKKITFSPITLEEAHKLYRNRHRFLKKITIGSEVMKY; from the coding sequence ATGGGTGCCCCTCTATTTAGAGTAGTGAAACCAGGACTCCAAACTACAATCCAAGATTTAGGGCGTTATGGATATCAAAAGTTTGGGGTTAACCCTTCAGGAGTTATGGATACATTTTCAGCCCAGGTAGCCAATATTTTAGTAGGAAACAAACCTAATGATGCAGTTATTGAAGCGACATTGATCGGGCCTGCAATGGAAGCGTTACGCGATATGAAAATTGCCATCTGTGGTGGAGATCTATCACCTGCATTGGACGGTGATAGTATAATGATGTGGAAAACAGTATTCGTAAAAAAAGGGCAATGCTTGTCCTTTGGTAATCCTGAAAATGGAGCTAGGGCTTATATTAGTGTAGTCGGCGGATTTAATGTACCGAAAGTAATGGGAAGTCGTTCGACAAATATGAGTATTGGATTTGGTGGATACGAAGGTCGACCGTTAAAAAAAGGAGATCTATTATTAGGCTATTCTTCAGCAACAGAGATGCAAAGGAATATTCGAACTAAATGGTTAAGCCAAAAGCATATTCCCTCTCTCTTTCCTGAACATGTGAACGTTAGAGTGATACCGGGACCACATGAAGAACAATTTACAGAAGAGGGAATTGAGACTTTTTATTCGAAAACGTATACCGTATCATCCCAATCAAATCGAATGGGCTATCGATTAGAGGGACCGCCTATAACACATAAACATCGAGCAGACATTATATCAGATGCGACCCCTTTCGGAGGTATTCAAATTCCAGCTGATGGTAAGCCAATCATTTTAATGGCAGATCGTCAAACTACTGGTGGATATACAAGAATAGGAACGGTCATATCCTACGACCTTCCTTTACTAGCACAGGCTTCTCCTGGGAAGAAGATTACCTTCTCACCAATCACTCTTGAGGAGGCACACAAGCTTTATCGAAATAGGCATAGATTCTTAAAGAAAATAACAATCGGATCTGAAGTGATGAAATACTGA